TGCATAAGTTGCTTTTACATCACCAGGTTGTATGTCTTCAAATATAATTTTTGGTTTTTTGCCTAAATGTTTCTCAATGGCATTTATGTAGTCAGTTAAATTTGTAGGACTAGAATTCCCAATGTTGAAAATTTTATATGGTGACCAACTTTTATTAGGTAAAGGATTTTCATAGTTAAAGCATTCATCTGCTTTTGGAGGTTTATCTAATAAAAGCAAAATAGACTCTATTACATCATCAATATAGGTGAAGTCTCTAATCATTTTGCCATGATTAAAAACTCTGATAGGTTTGTTTTCTGAAATTAATTTTGTAAATTTAAATAAAGCCATATCAGGTCTACCCCATGGTCCGTAAACGGTAAAAAATCTCAGCCCAGTTGTTGGAAGATTAAATAAATGGCTATAAGTATGGGCTATTAGCTCGTTAGATTTTTTAGTTGCAGCATAAAGACTTATCGGATGATCAACTGAATCTGTTTCGCTAAAAGGTAACTTTTTATTGCCTCCATAAACTGAACTACTACTTGCATAAATAAAATGATCAACATTATTTATCCTCGATTCCTCTAGAATGT
The genomic region above belongs to Prochlorococcus marinus XMU1405 and contains:
- a CDS encoding SDR family NAD(P)-dependent oxidoreductase → MVILVTGAAGFIGFHLCIKLIKNGFQVIGFDNINNYYDQTLKKDRIEKIKNISFNEKGEFKFFKGDLASKSNLKMIFNNVYNGSKIRIVINLAAQAGVRYSIENPSAYVQSNLVGFSNILEESRINNVDHFIYASSSSVYGGNKKLPFSETDSVDHPISLYAATKKSNELIAHTYSHLFNLPTTGLRFFTVYGPWGRPDMALFKFTKLISENKPIRVFNHGKMIRDFTYIDDVIESILLLLDKPPKADECFNYENPLPNKSWSPYKIFNIGNSSPTNLTDYINAIEKHLGKKPKIIFEDIQPGDVKATYADTSSLENWIKFKPSTSIDAGIKKFIDWYLDYYEKS